CGAAGGCGGCACCGCCTTCAGGGCCGAGCGCGTGGCAATGATCACCGTCGGCAACGCCATCAGCGCCAGGACCAGACCGCCCACCAGCGGCGAACCGCGCGGCACGTTCAGCCAGTTGATGAACAACGCCAAGCCCAGCAGGCCGTAGACGATCGAGGGCACGGCCGCGAGGTTGTTGATGTTGACCTCGATGATATCGGTCCAGCGGTTCTTCGGCGCGAACTCTTCCAGATAGACAGCGGCCAGGACACCCACAGGCACCGCAATCAGGGCGGTGATCAGCAGCATCATGGCCGAGCCGATCACCGCGCCGAGCACACCGGCCTGTTCGGGTTCGGTCGAGTCGGAGTGAGTGAAGAAGCCGAGATTGAAGCCCGACGTGATCGCGCCGTCCTTCTTGAGCCTATCCAGCCAGTCCAGTTGCTGATTGTCGAGCTTGCGATCGCCTTCGGCGGTCGAGCGCTTGATCTGCCCCTTGAAATAAAGATCGGCGTCGGCCTTCAGGGGGCCGGTGACCGTGACGGTTTGCCCGATCAGCTTTTGATCGGCCTTTAGCTTGTTCAGCAGCTGGAAGCCAAAATCGCGCGACACCAGATCCTGAACCTTGGACGAGATCGTGCCGTAGTCGTCATCCTGCAGGCCCAGCTTCTTCATCACCGCCTCGGCGACGATGTAGTCGTAGTTGACGCCAGACAGGTCCGACGTGTCGATCCGGTCGGGATTCAGATAGACCGGCACCGACAGGGTGTGGGTCTCGAAGGTCGAGTAGCCCTGGCTGACGATCCGACCGACCAGCACCACCAGGAAGATCATCGCGACGACGATCGCGGCGACCCCTTGGGCCTTGAACAGGCGTTCGGCGCGGTGGCGCTTCTTCAGACGGGCTTCGGCGGCCGAGGGGGCCTGGCGCGGGGCGGCCGCGCCGAGGGTCGCGTCAGTCATATTGTTCCCGGTACTTCTGGACGATGCGCAGGGCGATGATGTTCAGGCACAGCGTCACCACGAACAGGGTGAGGCCGAGACCGAACGCCGACAGAGTCTTGGGGCTGTCGAACTCCTGGTCGCCGGTGAGCAAGGTGACGATCTGCACGGTGACGGTGGTCACCGTATCGAGCGGATTAGCGGTCAGCTTGGCCTGCAGGCCCGCCGCCATGGTGACGATCATGGTCTCGCCGACGGCGCGGGAGATGGCCAGCAGCATCGCGGCCATGATGCCCGGCAGGGCGGCCGGCAGGACCACCTTCTTGACCGTCTCGGACTTGGTCGCGCCCATGGCGTAGCTGCCGTCGCGCAGGGACTGCGGCACCGCATTGATAATGTCGTCCGACAGCGAGGAGACGAACGGGATCAGCATGATGCCCATCACCACACCGGCGACGAGCGCCATCTGGTTCTGGACTTCCATCAGATAGGTGGCCACCGGACCGGGCGGCAGGGCCGCGCCGATGGCGTTGAAGCCGGCTCGGAACAGCGGTCCCACGGTCAGGGCGGCGAAGAAGCCGTAGACGACGGTCGGCACGCCGGCCAACACCTCGAGCAGGGGCTTCACCACGCCGCGCACCGGGCGGCTTGCGTATTCCGAAAGATAGATCGCCGAATAGAGACCGACGGGCGCGGCCACCAGCATCGCGATCAGCATGATCAGGAAGGTGCCGGCGAACAGCGGCACCGCCCCGAAGGCGCCCGACGAGGCGACCTGATCGGCGCGCATGGCGATCTGCGGGCTCCACTCGGTCCCGAAAAGGAACGACAGCGGGCTTACGCTCTGGAAGAAGCGCCAGCTTTCCCAGACCAGCGACAGAACGATGCCCAGCGTGGTCAGAACCGCCGCGACCGAGCAGGCGATCAGCAGGCTGCTCGTCCAGCCTTCGACGCGATTGCGGGCGCGGAATTCGGGATTGATGCGCGGGAAGGCCAGGAGGAAGCCCGCGAGGGCGAGAACACCCGCGCCGGCCAGCATGCCGGTGTTGACGACGGCCTCGATGCGCTTGGCCTCGGCGACCTTGGCGTCGAGGGCGACCTTCAGCTTACCCTCATAGGCGACTTCGGAGGGCGACTGCGCGGCCGCGATCGCGCGGACATCGCTGTAGAACACCGCCTGACGGTCCGGCTCCAGCGCCTGGACGGCCGCCGGACGAGTCGACTGCAGGATCGCGTCCTCGACACGCCCTCCGGCCATGACGCCCAGCAAAAGCAGCAAGGCGGCGGGAACGCCGGCCCAAAGCGCGACATAGGTCCCGTAGTAGTTCGGCAAGGAATGGAGCACGCGGGGGTGGCCCGCGGCGGCGGTCGTGGCGCGCCGGCGGCCAGCCATGAAGGCTGCGCCGGAAAACAGCGCCAGGACGAGAAGCGAAAGCCAGGTCAGCATGCGTGAGGCTAATCTTGCGCGAGTTGTCGAGCGCCACGCAGGATCGCGGGCCCTCCCCCCGGGCGTCTATGCCGGCCGGGCGCTGTGCTTATGCGACAGTTGTATGACAGTTTGACGACAGCGACGGACGATAAGCCCGTCTTCAGCGGCGTCAGGCCTCGGTCGCCGCCGTCTTGAGGCTCGCCGCCCCCTCGGCCTTCGCCATGGGAAGGTAGACTCCGAAGGTCGCACCTTTCCCCTGCACGCTCTCGACGGTCAGACCGCCGCGATGCCGGTTCATGATGTGTTTGACGATGGCCAGACCAAGGCCCGTACCTGACCGATCGCCGCTCTTCTGTCCCTCGACACGATAAAATCGCTCGGTCAGGCGGGGCAGGTGTTCGCGCGCCAGACCCGGTCCCCGATCGGTAACGCGCAGCACCGCGTAGCGCTCGGCCGGGTCGTGATCGGGCGTCAGAAGCGACATGCGCGAGGCGGCGGGATCACGGGCGGCGGCGGCGGCCTCGGCCGCAAGCCCTGGAAACACCTCGACCCGCACCACGCCATCCTGCGGCGTATACTTGATTGCGTTGTCGACGAGGTTCTGGACCACCTGAATAATCTGGTCCCGGTCTCCGTCGACGACCGCGCCACCGCGGGGCGGCAGAACCGGATCGAACGTCACGCCCTTGTCGCGAGCCTGCGGCGCCAGGGCGTCGATGACATCAATCGCGGCCATGGACAGGTCCACGCGCCCCGCCGGCGCGATGTGTTCGTTCAACTCGATGCGCGACAGGCTCATCAGGTCGTCGATCAGACGCGACATCCGCTCGGCCTGAGCCAGCATGATGGCCAGGAACTTGTCGCGCGCGCCCGGGTCGTCCTTGGCGTGACCGCGCAAGGTTTCGATGAACCCCGACAACGAGGCTAGCGGGGTGCGAAGCTCATGGCTGGCGTTGGCCAGAAAGTCGGCGCGCGTGCGCTCGCTTCGTCGAGCGTCGGTCTCGTCGCGCAGGGCCAGCAGCGCCAGCTTGGAGCGCCCCGCCGTCTCCTTCAGGGGGCGCGCGTAGGCCAGCCATGAGCGCCCCTGGGCGCCGCCCGTCTCGAACTCCACAACGCCCTCGATCGCACCGAACAGGGCCTCATCCACGGCCTCCAGGACGCGGGGGTGGCGCACGGCGGTGACCAGCAGCGCGCCTTGGTGTTGAATCTTGAACAGCTCACGGGCGGCCGCGTTGGCGAACAGGAAGCGCCGCCCCGTGAGATCGTCGGCTTCCTCGGCCGCGATCACCATCAACGGATCGGGCAACCGGTCCAATATGGCGGCGAAAGGCGGCGTCGGCTCGCTCTTGGCGTCCGGCGCGGCGACAACCATCGCCGCGTGTCCGGAAGCCTCCGTTTCGCGGCGGCGGTTCAGGAAAAGGCTCAGGCCGGCCACCGCCAGCGCGGCGAACACGGCGGGGACGGGCTCAGCCAGACCGGTGACCGCAAGGCCCAGCAGGGCCGCCGGTCCAAGCCATAGCGACCAACGGCCGCTTGTGCGCGATCGCTGGGGGCCATCCAGGGGCAGGTTCGCCAGCGGCATGGTGGGGCTTCACCGATTCAAGTGAGAGGCGATTCGACGAACCAGATATGGCGCCCCGCCAAGCCATGCGATAGACGATTGACGCCCTAGTGCGTGTCGCGAGCGGAACTCACCGCATTTTCGCCGCATCGTGACCCGAATTAGTGGCCCGGTTTCTATCGAGGTGTCGTTCGTAATGCAGCGCAAGGTCCTGGTCGCGACGGTCGCGGCCGCTCCTCTCCTGGCCATTGGTCTCGCCGCCTCGGCTCAGACGACGGTCTCCACCGCGCGCACGACGCCGATCACGACGAGCACGGCGACGGGCTCGACCGCCGACGACATCAGAATCACCGCGGAAGGTTCGATCAAGCCGACGACGGCCGGACCGATCGTCACGATCGACAGCAACAACAAGGTGACGAACCTCGGTACGCTCTCGACCAACGGCGTCAATGACGGTGTCGGCGTGCTGATCATCGGCGGCAAAACCGGTGGGTTGACCAATTCGGCGACGATTTCGTTGCTGGAAGACTACACCGCGAGCGACAGCGACTCGGACGGCGACCTCGACGGCGTGTTCGCCCAGGGCTCAAATCGCGTTGGGGTCCGTCTGACCAACGCCGGCGCCTTCACCGGCGACATTACCAATGACGCCACCGGCATCATCAGCATCGAAGGCAACAATTCGGCCGGCATGCTGCTGGAAGGCCCCATCGTCGGCAACGTCACGAACCTAGGCGCAATCAGCGTCATCGGCGACAACGCCTACGGCGTGCGGCTCGCCGCGCCGGTGACCGGCAAGGTGACGCTGGGCGGCCAGATCAACGTGCAAGGCGTCAACGCCGTCGCGCAGGCGATCGACTCAAACATCTCCGGCGCGCTGGTTCTTCAAGGCACCGCCACCGCGACCGGCTACCGTTACACGTCGCGACCGACGACGCTCGACGCGTTGAACAAGCTGGACGCCGATGACCTGCTGCAAGGCGGACCGGCGGTTCGCGTAGCCGGCGACGTCAGCGGCGGTGTGCTGCTGCAAGGGTTGAACTTCTCGACCAAGGTCAACAGCGACGGCACGACGACGACCACAACGGTCTCGTCCAGCAACAGTGGTACATCGAGCATCACGGTCTCCGGCCAGACCCCGGCGCTGCTGATCGGCTCGACCAGCCAGAATGTGACTCTGGGCGCGGTCGGGACCGGCGACAACGCTTATGGCCTGATCGCCAAGGGCGCGATCACGGCGAATGGCGTCTATAACGGCGTGTCGGCTACGGGCGTCTCGATTGGCGCTGGCGGCGGCCGCACCACCACCCTGACTGGCGGCCTGCGAAACGACGGGCAGATCACCGCGACCTCGTATGAGGCCAACGCTACCGGCGTCCTGCTCAATTCGGGAGCGGCGGCCAGCGCGATCCTCAATCGCGGTTCGATCACCGCCAACTCCGCCTCGTTCGCTGGGTCTGGCGTCACGGCCAACGCCCGCGGGATCGTGATCGGCGCCGGCGCTTCCGCGACCAGCCTCAACAACATCGGCAGCATCACGGCTACACGCACCGGCGAGACCGGCGATGCGGTCGCCGTGCTCGATCAGGCCGGGTCGCTGCGAACCATCTCGAACACGGGCGCTCTGCGCGCCACCGTCTCGGCGCCCGCCATCAAGGCGGACGGCACGGCGGCGACCGTGACCAGCGCCGGACGAACTATCGCCCTGGACCTGCGCGCCAATACGTCCGGCGTGACGTTCACCCAGTCAGGCCCCGCCGACTTCACCTCGACCAGCACCTACCCGAGCGCCGACACCACCACGAGCGCCACCTCCAGCTCGACCACCACCGCGCCTTCGACGGTGGGCGACGTGCTGTTTGGCGGCGGCGCGGACACCCTGAACCTGTGGAGCGGCACGCTGCTGGGTGAGATGTCGTTCGGGGCCGGCCAGGATCGCCTGTCGATTGACGGCGGCGGCGTGGCGCTGGGCAAGCTCTATGACAGCGACGGCAAGCTGGATCTGGCCATCGCCAACGGCAGCCTCGCGATCGCCAACAGCGACACCATTAACGTCACCAGCCTGAGCCTTGGCTCCAAGGCCAAGCTGCTCTTCTCCGCCGACGCCGCAGCAGGAACAAACACCAAGCTCGTGGTTTCCGGCGCCACGAACATCGCCACGGGCGCCGAGCTGGGCATCCGGATGGCCAACCTCGTCAAGCAGCCGACGACGTTCACCGTCATCCAGGGCTCGAACATCAATGTCGGGACCATCGGCTCGGGCCTGCTGGCGCAATCGCCCTATCTCTACGTCGCCACCAGCCGCGCCGACGCCAACAACGTCTATATCGACGTGCGCCGCCGCACCGCCGCCGAGATCGGGTTCAACCAGGCGGAAGCCTCTGCCTACGACGCGGTCTATGCGGCGCTCGGCGCGGACTCCACGCTCGCCGCGCCGTTCCTCAGCCAGAACTCGCGCGACGCCTTCCGCGATCTCTACGATCAGATGCTGCCCGACCAGGGCGAGGGCCTGTTCGCAGCCCTGCAGTCGGTGAATCAGCAGATTTCGGCCGCGACCATGTTCCGTCCGGATCCGGGTGACCGTTACGGACCCGACAGCGTCTGGGTGCAGGAGATCAACTCGCTGACACGCCGCGACACCGACCAGACCCTCGGCTCGGACACCCAGGCCTTCGGCTTTGTGGGCGGCTATGAAGCCATGGGCGACGCCGGCGGGGCGCTGGGCCTCACCCTGGCCTATATGAGCATCGAGGAACACGACACCGTCGCCAAGGTCGGCGAGCAGACGACCGCCTCGTTCGTTCAGAGCGGAGCCTACTGGCGGCGTTCCATCGGCGGCTGGCGCTTCAACGCCGGGGGCGGCGTGGGTTACGCCTTCTTCCAGGGAGATCGCCGCTTCATCGCGCCCGACGCCGACGGCAACGGCGTCGCCGACCTCGTGTTGAAGAACAGCGCCGATTGGAATGGCGTGACCGCCAACGCCTATGCCGGCATGGCCTACGAGCAGAAGTTCGGTCGCTTCTTCGCCCGTCCGGAAGGTCGTCTCGATTATGTCTGGCTGCGCGAAGGCAAGCGCGCCGAGAGCGGCGGCGGCGCAGGCTTTGACCTCACGGTCGACAAGCGCACGTCCAGCAACCTCAGCGGCGAACTCGGCGTCGTGATGGGCGCCGACTTCGGCAAGCAAGTCTGGTGGCGCCCCGAAGTTCGCGTCGGTTACCGTCAGACCCTGGCCGGCTCGGTCGGCGACACGGTGGCGCGCTTCAAGGGCGGCAACCCGTTCTCGCTGTCCGCCCTGGACAGCAAGGACGGCGCGGTGACAGCGGGCCTCGCGCTTCGGGCGGGCACCCCGATGTCGTATCTGGCGCTGGAAGGCGGCGTCGAAGCCACCAAAAAGCAGAAACGCTACAACCTGCGCCTTTCAGGTCGAGCGATGTTCTAAGGCGCGTCAAATCGCCTCATCATCCTTTATTCGCAGAAAAGGCCGCTTCGGGAGACCGAGGCGGCCTTTTCCACAAACGGATTTTTAATCGCTTCAACTGATTGATTACATGGAAGATTCGCGGAGCTTTTTCGCGACACTTCGTCGCGCCTCAAGAAAATCTAGGGGCCGGCTCCCTTAATCTCTATTCCCGAGCTAGGAATGATCGTCTTCCTAGACCTCGGCAGGTCGGCTCGCGCTGCGCGCCGAGAGGGGACTAACCATGACCGTTGCCAAGACCGCCTTCCGCGCCGCGCTGATCGCCGGCGCCTCCCTGCTCGTCACCGCCGGCGCCGCCTCAGCGCAGACCTCGCCCGACGACGCCACCGCCCGCATCGCCGCGCTGGAAGCCCAGCTCGCAGCCTTGCAGAAGCAAGTTTCCGATCTCAAGGCCGCCACCGCCGCGAGCCCCAAGGATGCCAAGCCAAGCCCGAACACGACCAGCGTGAGCCTAGCGAACGGCCGCCCCACCTTCTCCACCGGCGATGGGGCGTTTTCGGCGTCGCTTCGCGGCTTCTTCCAGGCCGACGCCGCGCTCTATGACCAGAGCGCCGCTGGCCCCCTCGCGACGGATTTCCGACGCGGCTCCTTCGGCGACGCCACCGAGAACGACCGCGCGCGCGATCTCTCTGATGGCGTCAACGTCCGTCGGGCGCGCTTCGGCATCGAAGGTAAGGTCTTCGGCGTCTTCGACTATAACATGGTCTATGATTTTGGCGGGTCGGGAACCGAAGAGGCTGGGAAGATCTCGTCGGCCTGGCTGCAGTACAACGGGCTGCCGATGCGGGTCCGCGCGGGCTTCTACCCGCACCCCACCAGCCTGGAAGACGCCGCCAGCTTCACCGGATCGCTGTTCGTAGAGCGCGCTTCTGTCGCCGAAACGATCCGGGGCCTCTCCGGCGGCGATGGCCGTGCGACCCTTGGGGTGTTTAACAACGGCGAACGCTGGACCTTCTCCGCCGCCGTCACCGGCAACACCGTGACGACCCAGACCTTCGACGAACAGCTGGGCTTCATCGGCCGCTTCTCGGTCGTTCCGTTCAAGGGCGACGGGTGGCTGGTCCATACGGGGGTCAACACCAACCTCGTCATCCATCCGGCCAAGGGCGGTCCTGACGTCGCGGCCACGGGCGGCGCTGTCACCAACCTGCGGCTCCGCGATCGCCCCGAACTCCGGGTCGACGGCACGCGACTGATCGACACTGGCAACATCGACGCCGACAGCCTGACCGCGATCGGGCTGGAGTTCGGCGTACTGCGCAAGAACGTCTTCGTGCAGGCCGAGTATTTCGACATCAAGGTCAAGCGCCGCAACAGCACCCTGCCAGACCCCAAGTTCAACGGCTGGTATGTGCAGGCCGGCTGGACGCTGACGGGCGAGTCCCGCCGCTACACCACCGCGACCGCAGGCTTCGACGCGCCGCGTCCGGCCAAGCCCTTTGACCTGAAGAAAGGCGACTGGGGCGCGATCGAACTGGCCGCGCGCTATTCCAACTTCGACCTGGACTACCTCGCCGGGCCGGCCGGCTCCGCGCCGGTCGCCGGGGCGATCCGCGGCGGTGAGCAGAACATCCTATCCCTGGGCGTGAACTGGTATCTCAACCCAGTCGTTTCGCTCTCCGCAGCGTACCGCAATGTCGAGGTCAAGCGCCTCTCGCCCGGCGGCTCGGCCTTCGTGGCCGGCGCCACCCCGCCGGCGGGCGCGCAGGTCGGCCAGGACCTCGACATTTGGTCGGTCCGAACACAATACGTTTTCTAACCTCCACAGCACCGAGGACACCGATGACCCGTCGTTTCACGAAACCCACGCGTCGAGGTGTCCTCGGCGCCGCCACAGCTGGCGCCGGCGTCCTCGCCGCGCCGGCCATGCTCGGCGGCGTCGCTCAGGCTCAGGGCAAAACGGTCTCGCTGCTCAATGTCAGCTACGACCCGACCCGAGAGCTCTACAAGGAGATCAACGCCGCCTACGTCACCTATTGGAAGACGCGTGTCGGACAGACGCTGACGATCAATCAGAGCCACGGGGGCTCGGGCAAGCAGGCGCGCTCGGTGATCGACGGCCTGCAGGCCGACGTCGTGACCCTGGCCCTGGCCTATGACATTGACGAGATCGCGGCCAAGGCCAAGCTCCTGCCGGCCAACTGGCAATCGCGCCTGCCGAACAACTCCACGCCCTACAGTTCAACGATCGTGTTCCTGGTTCGAAAGGGTAATCCCAAGCGGATCAAGGACTGGGGCGATCTGATCAAGCCGGGCGTAGCGGTGATCACCCCCAACCCCAAGACCGGCGGCGGCGCGCGCTGGAACTATCTGGCGGGCTGGGCCTGGGCCTTGAAGCAACCGGGCGGAAGTCCCGCCAAGGCCGAGGCCTTCGTCAAGGCTCTCTTCCAGAATGTGCCTATCCTGGACTCCGGCGCGCGCGGCGCAACCACCACCTTCACCCAGCGTGGCATCGGCGATGTCCTCCTAACGTGGGAAAATGAGGCGTTCCTCGCGCAAGAGGAACTGCCGGGCCAGTACGAGATTGTCTATCCGTCGCTATCGATCCTGGCCGAACCGCCGGTGGCGCTGGTTGACAAGAATGTCGACCGCCACAAGACCCGCCTGGTCGCGCAAGGCTACCTCAATTTCCTCTACAGCCCGCTGGCCCAAGACCTGATCGGCAAGCACCACTACCGCCCCCGCAACGCAGCGGCCGTCGCCAAGTATGCAAGCAAATTCAAGAA
The DNA window shown above is from Caulobacter sp. FWC26 and carries:
- a CDS encoding sulfate ABC transporter substrate-binding protein, giving the protein MTRRFTKPTRRGVLGAATAGAGVLAAPAMLGGVAQAQGKTVSLLNVSYDPTRELYKEINAAYVTYWKTRVGQTLTINQSHGGSGKQARSVIDGLQADVVTLALAYDIDEIAAKAKLLPANWQSRLPNNSTPYSSTIVFLVRKGNPKRIKDWGDLIKPGVAVITPNPKTGGGARWNYLAGWAWALKQPGGSPAKAEAFVKALFQNVPILDSGARGATTTFTQRGIGDVLLTWENEAFLAQEELPGQYEIVYPSLSILAEPPVALVDKNVDRHKTRLVAQGYLNFLYSPLAQDLIGKHHYRPRNAAAVAKYASKFKKIPLVTIDGAFGGWKKAQAIHFSDGGVFDRIYQPK
- the pstA gene encoding phosphate ABC transporter permease PstA codes for the protein MTDATLGAAAPRQAPSAAEARLKKRHRAERLFKAQGVAAIVVAMIFLVVLVGRIVSQGYSTFETHTLSVPVYLNPDRIDTSDLSGVNYDYIVAEAVMKKLGLQDDDYGTISSKVQDLVSRDFGFQLLNKLKADQKLIGQTVTVTGPLKADADLYFKGQIKRSTAEGDRKLDNQQLDWLDRLKKDGAITSGFNLGFFTHSDSTEPEQAGVLGAVIGSAMMLLITALIAVPVGVLAAVYLEEFAPKNRWTDIIEVNINNLAAVPSIVYGLLGLALFINWLNVPRGSPLVGGLVLALMALPTVIIATRSALKAVPPSIREAALGVGASKTQTVFHHVLPLAMPGVMTGAILSLAHALGETAPLLMIGMVSFVPGVPEGLTGAATVLPVQVFIWENASERAFHERTAAAIIVLLVFMIVMNAAAVILRRRFERRW
- the pstC gene encoding phosphate ABC transporter permease subunit PstC, giving the protein MLTWLSLLVLALFSGAAFMAGRRRATTAAAGHPRVLHSLPNYYGTYVALWAGVPAALLLLLGVMAGGRVEDAILQSTRPAAVQALEPDRQAVFYSDVRAIAAAQSPSEVAYEGKLKVALDAKVAEAKRIEAVVNTGMLAGAGVLALAGFLLAFPRINPEFRARNRVEGWTSSLLIACSVAAVLTTLGIVLSLVWESWRFFQSVSPLSFLFGTEWSPQIAMRADQVASSGAFGAVPLFAGTFLIMLIAMLVAAPVGLYSAIYLSEYASRPVRGVVKPLLEVLAGVPTVVYGFFAALTVGPLFRAGFNAIGAALPPGPVATYLMEVQNQMALVAGVVMGIMLIPFVSSLSDDIINAVPQSLRDGSYAMGATKSETVKKVVLPAALPGIMAAMLLAISRAVGETMIVTMAAGLQAKLTANPLDTVTTVTVQIVTLLTGDQEFDSPKTLSAFGLGLTLFVVTLCLNIIALRIVQKYREQYD
- a CDS encoding autotransporter outer membrane beta-barrel domain-containing protein, with product MSFVMQRKVLVATVAAAPLLAIGLAASAQTTVSTARTTPITTSTATGSTADDIRITAEGSIKPTTAGPIVTIDSNNKVTNLGTLSTNGVNDGVGVLIIGGKTGGLTNSATISLLEDYTASDSDSDGDLDGVFAQGSNRVGVRLTNAGAFTGDITNDATGIISIEGNNSAGMLLEGPIVGNVTNLGAISVIGDNAYGVRLAAPVTGKVTLGGQINVQGVNAVAQAIDSNISGALVLQGTATATGYRYTSRPTTLDALNKLDADDLLQGGPAVRVAGDVSGGVLLQGLNFSTKVNSDGTTTTTTVSSSNSGTSSITVSGQTPALLIGSTSQNVTLGAVGTGDNAYGLIAKGAITANGVYNGVSATGVSIGAGGGRTTTLTGGLRNDGQITATSYEANATGVLLNSGAAASAILNRGSITANSASFAGSGVTANARGIVIGAGASATSLNNIGSITATRTGETGDAVAVLDQAGSLRTISNTGALRATVSAPAIKADGTAATVTSAGRTIALDLRANTSGVTFTQSGPADFTSTSTYPSADTTTSATSSSTTTAPSTVGDVLFGGGADTLNLWSGTLLGEMSFGAGQDRLSIDGGGVALGKLYDSDGKLDLAIANGSLAIANSDTINVTSLSLGSKAKLLFSADAAAGTNTKLVVSGATNIATGAELGIRMANLVKQPTTFTVIQGSNINVGTIGSGLLAQSPYLYVATSRADANNVYIDVRRRTAAEIGFNQAEASAYDAVYAALGADSTLAAPFLSQNSRDAFRDLYDQMLPDQGEGLFAALQSVNQQISAATMFRPDPGDRYGPDSVWVQEINSLTRRDTDQTLGSDTQAFGFVGGYEAMGDAGGALGLTLAYMSIEEHDTVAKVGEQTTASFVQSGAYWRRSIGGWRFNAGGGVGYAFFQGDRRFIAPDADGNGVADLVLKNSADWNGVTANAYAGMAYEQKFGRFFARPEGRLDYVWLREGKRAESGGGAGFDLTVDKRTSSNLSGELGVVMGADFGKQVWWRPEVRVGYRQTLAGSVGDTVARFKGGNPFSLSALDSKDGAVTAGLALRAGTPMSYLALEGGVEATKKQKRYNLRLSGRAMF
- a CDS encoding OprO/OprP family phosphate-selective porin yields the protein MTVAKTAFRAALIAGASLLVTAGAASAQTSPDDATARIAALEAQLAALQKQVSDLKAATAASPKDAKPSPNTTSVSLANGRPTFSTGDGAFSASLRGFFQADAALYDQSAAGPLATDFRRGSFGDATENDRARDLSDGVNVRRARFGIEGKVFGVFDYNMVYDFGGSGTEEAGKISSAWLQYNGLPMRVRAGFYPHPTSLEDAASFTGSLFVERASVAETIRGLSGGDGRATLGVFNNGERWTFSAAVTGNTVTTQTFDEQLGFIGRFSVVPFKGDGWLVHTGVNTNLVIHPAKGGPDVAATGGAVTNLRLRDRPELRVDGTRLIDTGNIDADSLTAIGLEFGVLRKNVFVQAEYFDIKVKRRNSTLPDPKFNGWYVQAGWTLTGESRRYTTATAGFDAPRPAKPFDLKKGDWGAIELAARYSNFDLDYLAGPAGSAPVAGAIRGGEQNILSLGVNWYLNPVVSLSAAYRNVEVKRLSPGGSAFVAGATPPAGAQVGQDLDIWSVRTQYVF
- a CDS encoding cell wall metabolism sensor histidine kinase WalK, which gives rise to MPLANLPLDGPQRSRTSGRWSLWLGPAALLGLAVTGLAEPVPAVFAALAVAGLSLFLNRRRETEASGHAAMVVAAPDAKSEPTPPFAAILDRLPDPLMVIAAEEADDLTGRRFLFANAAARELFKIQHQGALLVTAVRHPRVLEAVDEALFGAIEGVVEFETGGAQGRSWLAYARPLKETAGRSKLALLALRDETDARRSERTRADFLANASHELRTPLASLSGFIETLRGHAKDDPGARDKFLAIMLAQAERMSRLIDDLMSLSRIELNEHIAPAGRVDLSMAAIDVIDALAPQARDKGVTFDPVLPPRGGAVVDGDRDQIIQVVQNLVDNAIKYTPQDGVVRVEVFPGLAAEAAAAARDPAASRMSLLTPDHDPAERYAVLRVTDRGPGLAREHLPRLTERFYRVEGQKSGDRSGTGLGLAIVKHIMNRHRGGLTVESVQGKGATFGVYLPMAKAEGAASLKTAATEA